In a genomic window of Leifsonia xyli subsp. cynodontis DSM 46306:
- a CDS encoding tyrosine recombinase XerC produces the protein MDFPHAIDGYARHLTAERGYSPQTVRAYRSDLASLIDFAGRRGARDTGDLTLDLYRDWLWDAAQRGLAKATLARRSASARGFSAWLARRGASGGGRPVPTAGDSIADGAAAGAASLAGAAPLAGSAALAASDPLAGSVSTPAGTDSISGSPIPAVAGSDAIPAVSASAAPADNVPIVPLSPVSAPDAAARLRSPKADKTLPRVLTRAHMDGILVALAASAAGGAATAVRDVAVVEMLYAAGVRVSELTGLDVDDVDFERLTVRVLGKGRKERVVPFGVPARDALRGYLRAARPQLATPRSGPALFLGSRGGRLGTRAVYRVVARLLADVHGGGPAGPHTLRHTAATHLLDGGADLRAVQEILGHASLGTTQIYTHVSAERLKETYRIAHPRA, from the coding sequence GTGGACTTCCCGCACGCGATCGACGGGTACGCGCGTCATCTCACGGCCGAACGCGGCTACTCGCCGCAGACGGTCCGCGCGTACCGATCCGACCTGGCGAGTCTCATCGACTTCGCCGGCCGGCGAGGAGCGCGCGACACGGGCGATCTCACCCTCGACCTCTACCGGGACTGGTTGTGGGACGCTGCCCAGCGCGGCCTCGCCAAAGCGACCCTCGCCCGACGATCCGCCTCCGCTCGCGGATTCAGCGCCTGGCTCGCCCGTCGTGGAGCCTCCGGTGGCGGACGCCCTGTCCCCACCGCGGGAGACTCCATCGCTGACGGTGCCGCAGCGGGCGCCGCTTCGCTCGCGGGTGCCGCTCCGCTCGCCGGCTCCGCCGCACTCGCCGCTTCTGACCCGCTCGCCGGCTCTGTTTCGACGCCCGCTGGGACCGATTCGATCTCCGGCAGTCCCATCCCGGCCGTCGCCGGTTCTGACGCGATTCCTGCCGTCTCCGCTTCCGCTGCTCCCGCAGACAACGTCCCGATCGTTCCCCTCTCGCCCGTCTCGGCTCCCGATGCCGCGGCACGATTGCGGTCGCCCAAAGCGGACAAGACGCTCCCTCGGGTGCTCACCCGTGCACACATGGACGGCATCCTCGTCGCACTCGCCGCCAGCGCGGCCGGGGGAGCGGCGACCGCGGTGCGGGATGTCGCCGTGGTCGAAATGCTTTACGCGGCGGGTGTCCGGGTGAGCGAGCTCACCGGACTCGATGTGGACGATGTCGACTTCGAGCGATTGACGGTTCGCGTGCTCGGGAAAGGGAGAAAGGAGCGCGTCGTGCCGTTCGGGGTTCCGGCCCGGGACGCGCTCCGTGGCTATCTGCGGGCGGCGCGGCCGCAGTTGGCGACCCCCAGGTCGGGGCCGGCGCTCTTCCTGGGCTCTCGGGGCGGGAGGCTCGGGACCCGCGCGGTCTACCGGGTTGTGGCCCGGCTGCTGGCCGATGTACACGGTGGCGGTCCGGCCGGCCCGCACACGCTCCGGCACACGGCAGCCACGCACCTGCTGGACGGGGGCGCCGACCTGCGCGCGGTGCAGGAGATTCTGGGGCACGCCAGCCTAGGGACCACGCAGATCTACACCCATGTCTCGGCGGAGCGCTTGAAGGAGACGTACCGGATCGCTCACCCGCGGGCTTGA
- a CDS encoding murein hydrolase activator EnvC family protein, producing the protein MAVGAMLGMLAGTLPVREGRSASDETTAPETASASETASAAARSRPAQTAVPASAHPAAAMSRPTRALGDRVSRSGRWSWPVSPVHLLKSFAAPPTPYAAGHRGIDLAAAPGAPVTAPASGVVRFAGTVVDRPVLTVEHASGVLSSYEPVTTPLTVGESVSPGDPLAAIATGGHCGSACLHVGVRINGEYVSPLLFFATLPPSILLPLGPVRASSPRVSDPVRLLQALRRDMGVDLRGP; encoded by the coding sequence GTGGCAGTCGGAGCGATGCTCGGGATGCTGGCGGGGACGCTCCCCGTCCGCGAGGGGCGGAGCGCGAGCGACGAGACGACCGCACCCGAGACAGCATCGGCATCCGAGACAGCATCCGCCGCCGCCCGGTCCCGGCCAGCGCAGACAGCCGTTCCGGCCTCGGCGCATCCGGCCGCAGCGATGAGCAGGCCCACGCGCGCCCTCGGCGACCGCGTTTCCCGGTCCGGACGCTGGTCCTGGCCGGTCTCCCCCGTTCACCTGCTGAAAAGCTTCGCCGCGCCGCCCACCCCGTACGCCGCCGGACATCGCGGCATCGACCTCGCCGCAGCGCCTGGCGCTCCCGTCACAGCCCCGGCATCCGGTGTCGTCCGCTTCGCCGGGACGGTGGTCGATCGGCCCGTGCTCACCGTCGAACACGCGAGCGGCGTCCTCTCGAGTTACGAGCCGGTGACGACGCCGCTCACCGTCGGCGAGTCCGTGTCTCCGGGAGATCCGCTCGCCGCCATCGCAACGGGCGGTCACTGCGGCAGCGCCTGCCTCCATGTCGGCGTGCGCATCAACGGCGAGTATGTCTCACCGCTGCTCTTCTTCGCGACACTGCCGCCGTCCATCCTGCTTCCGCTGGGTCCCGTTCGGGCGTCAAGCCCGCGGGTGAGCGATCCGGTACGTCTCCTTCAAGCGCTCCGCCGAGACATGGGTGTAGATCTGCGTGGTCCCTAG
- a CDS encoding sugar porter family MFS transporter has translation MSEQHSEPAETSEESSPQPTAAMRRKVTGLALAAAVGGFLFGFDSSVINGAVDSIQKNFALNAFVTGFIVAIALLGCAVGAFVAGRLADRWGRLRVMLLGAVLFLISSVGAGLAFSVWDLGLWRIVGGLGIGIASVVAPAYIAEISPRQSRGRLASLQQLAITLGIFVALLSDALLAGIAGSASSQLWLGLEAWRWMFLVGVIPSVVYGVLALTLPESPRYLLTTGRHEEARAIFTTMVPEGDVDRQLRDIDRAIEEDKEGRKGTLAGNRFGLKPIVWIGIILSVFQQFVGINVIFYYSTTLWRAVGFTESNSLLITVITSVTNVVVTIVAILLVDRVGRRPILLTGSVGMALALGVMALSFAFAVKQDGVVPLPNPWGPVALVAANVFVVCFGASWGPLVWVLLGEIFPSRIRGKALGVAAAAQWIANFLVTISFPPMSDFSLPFTYGMYAVFAALSWFFVFFTIPETNGMALEHAETLFQEAGGRRRGIQVRSSGDSA, from the coding sequence ATGTCTGAGCAACACAGCGAACCAGCAGAGACGAGCGAGGAGAGCTCACCACAGCCCACGGCCGCGATGCGGCGGAAAGTCACCGGTCTGGCGCTTGCGGCAGCGGTCGGGGGCTTCCTGTTCGGGTTCGACTCGTCCGTCATCAACGGGGCCGTCGACTCGATTCAGAAGAACTTCGCGCTGAACGCCTTCGTCACAGGGTTCATCGTCGCTATCGCCCTCCTCGGGTGCGCCGTCGGCGCGTTCGTCGCGGGGCGGCTCGCCGACCGATGGGGCCGGCTGCGGGTCATGCTGCTGGGAGCCGTTCTCTTCCTCATCAGCTCGGTCGGGGCCGGGCTCGCCTTCTCCGTATGGGATCTGGGCCTGTGGCGCATCGTCGGCGGTCTCGGAATCGGAATCGCCTCCGTCGTGGCTCCGGCGTACATCGCCGAGATCTCCCCGCGGCAGTCGCGGGGACGGCTCGCGTCCCTGCAGCAGCTCGCGATCACCCTCGGTATCTTCGTGGCGCTGCTGTCCGACGCCTTGCTCGCGGGGATCGCGGGGTCGGCGTCCAGCCAGCTCTGGCTCGGGCTGGAAGCGTGGCGCTGGATGTTCCTCGTCGGCGTCATCCCGTCGGTGGTCTACGGTGTCCTGGCGCTGACGCTGCCGGAGTCGCCGCGCTACCTGCTGACGACCGGCCGGCACGAAGAGGCACGGGCCATTTTCACGACGATGGTGCCAGAAGGCGATGTCGACCGGCAGCTCCGCGACATCGACCGCGCGATCGAGGAAGACAAAGAGGGCAGGAAGGGGACCCTAGCCGGAAACCGCTTCGGCCTCAAACCGATCGTGTGGATCGGAATCATCCTGTCGGTGTTCCAGCAGTTCGTCGGCATCAACGTGATCTTCTACTACTCGACGACGCTCTGGCGTGCGGTCGGCTTCACGGAGAGCAACTCCCTCCTGATCACGGTGATCACCTCGGTGACCAACGTCGTCGTGACGATCGTGGCGATCCTCCTGGTCGACCGGGTCGGGCGCCGGCCGATCCTGCTCACGGGATCGGTCGGGATGGCGCTGGCGCTGGGCGTCATGGCTCTCTCGTTCGCCTTCGCGGTCAAGCAGGACGGGGTCGTCCCCCTCCCGAATCCGTGGGGTCCGGTCGCGTTGGTGGCCGCCAACGTGTTCGTCGTCTGCTTCGGTGCGTCGTGGGGGCCGCTGGTGTGGGTTCTGCTGGGCGAGATCTTCCCCTCCCGCATCCGCGGCAAGGCGCTCGGAGTCGCCGCAGCGGCCCAGTGGATCGCGAACTTCCTGGTCACCATCTCCTTCCCGCCGATGTCGGACTTCTCGCTGCCGTTCACCTACGGGATGTACGCGGTGTTCGCCGCCCTGTCGTGGTTCTTTGTGTTCTTCACGATCCCGGAGACGAACGGCATGGCGTTGGAGCATGCGGAGACGCTCTTCCAGGAGGCAGGCGGCCGCCGGCGCGGCATCCAGGTGCGTTCCAGCGGTGACTCGGCCTAA
- the rpsB gene encoding 30S ribosomal protein S2, with translation MAVVTMRQLLDSGVHFGHQTRRWNPKMKRFILTERSGSYIIDLQQSLTYIDKTYDFVRETVAHGGTILFVGTKKQAQQSIAEQATRVGQPYVNQRWLGGLLTNFQTVSKRLARMKELEELDFEGTTSGFTKKELLIKKRELDKLHKSLGGIRNLSKTPSALWVVDTKKEHLAIDEAKKLGIPVIAILDTNCDPDEVQYPIPGNDDAIRSVSLLTRIVADAAAEGLIQRHQKPEEGAEAAEPLAEWEQELLAQPTEVQASAETQKAADADLAEAKADSAEVVAEGEADAESTPDTDGAAAE, from the coding sequence ATGGCCGTCGTCACCATGCGCCAGCTGCTCGACAGCGGCGTCCACTTCGGACACCAGACCCGTCGCTGGAACCCGAAGATGAAGCGCTTCATCCTCACCGAGCGCTCGGGCAGCTACATCATCGACCTCCAGCAGTCGCTGACCTACATCGACAAGACCTACGACTTCGTGCGCGAGACCGTCGCTCACGGCGGCACGATCCTCTTCGTCGGCACCAAGAAGCAAGCGCAGCAGTCGATCGCCGAGCAGGCGACCCGCGTCGGTCAGCCCTACGTCAACCAGCGCTGGCTGGGCGGTCTGCTGACCAACTTCCAGACCGTCTCCAAACGTCTCGCCCGCATGAAAGAGCTCGAGGAGCTCGACTTCGAGGGCACCACCAGCGGCTTCACCAAGAAGGAGCTGCTGATCAAGAAGCGCGAGCTGGACAAGCTGCACAAGTCGCTGGGCGGCATCCGCAACCTCTCGAAGACCCCGAGCGCGCTCTGGGTGGTCGACACCAAGAAGGAGCACCTGGCGATCGACGAGGCGAAGAAGCTGGGCATCCCGGTCATCGCCATCCTCGACACGAACTGCGACCCGGACGAGGTGCAGTACCCGATCCCGGGCAATGACGACGCGATCCGCTCCGTCTCGCTGCTGACCCGCATCGTCGCCGACGCGGCGGCCGAGGGCCTCATCCAGCGTCACCAGAAGCCGGAAGAGGGCGCGGAGGCGGCCGAGCCGCTCGCCGAGTGGGAGCAGGAGCTGCTCGCGCAGCCGACCGAGGTCCAGGCCAGCGCCGAGACCCAGAAGGCAGCGGACGCCGACCTCGCCGAGGCCAAGGCGGACTCTGCCGAGGTCGTCGCCGAGGGTGAGGCGGACGCCGAGTCCACCCCCGACACCGACGGCGCTGCCGCCGAGTAG
- the tsf gene encoding translation elongation factor Ts, with product MANISIADIKALREQLGTGMVDTKKALEEAGGDIEKATEILRLKGAKGNAKRADRSTSEGLVAAKESGNGTATMIELACETDFVAKGEKFIALADKVLDAAAAAGSTTIEEALAAPAGAQTVAELIGDEAAILGEKVELRRVAVVSGKHSAIYLHKTSKDLPPQVGVVVGYAGDDAETARSIAQHISFANPTYLTREDVPAEEVENERRIVEEISRNEGKPEAALPKIIEGRLGAYFKQVSLLEQEYARDNKLTISQVLKDAGLTVSGFARFKVGA from the coding sequence ATGGCAAACATCAGCATCGCTGACATCAAGGCCCTGCGCGAGCAGCTCGGCACGGGCATGGTCGACACCAAGAAGGCGCTCGAGGAGGCCGGTGGCGACATCGAGAAGGCCACCGAGATCCTGCGCCTGAAGGGCGCGAAGGGCAATGCGAAGCGGGCAGACCGCTCCACCAGCGAGGGCCTTGTCGCCGCCAAGGAGAGCGGCAACGGCACCGCCACGATGATCGAGCTCGCCTGCGAGACCGATTTCGTCGCGAAGGGCGAGAAGTTCATCGCCCTCGCCGACAAGGTGCTCGACGCGGCCGCTGCGGCCGGGTCCACCACCATCGAGGAGGCGCTCGCCGCCCCCGCCGGTGCGCAGACGGTCGCCGAGCTCATCGGCGACGAGGCGGCGATTCTGGGCGAGAAGGTCGAGCTGCGTCGCGTCGCCGTCGTGAGCGGCAAGCACTCCGCGATCTATCTGCACAAGACCTCCAAGGATCTGCCCCCGCAAGTGGGTGTCGTGGTCGGCTACGCCGGCGACGACGCGGAGACTGCCCGTTCGATCGCTCAGCACATCTCGTTCGCGAACCCGACGTACCTCACGCGTGAGGACGTCCCCGCGGAAGAGGTCGAGAACGAGCGTCGCATCGTCGAGGAGATCTCGCGCAACGAGGGCAAGCCGGAGGCCGCGCTTCCGAAGATCATCGAGGGCCGTCTCGGCGCCTACTTCAAGCAGGTGTCCCTGCTCGAGCAGGAGTACGCCCGTGACAACAAGCTCACGATCAGCCAGGTGCTGAAGGACGCGGGCCTCACCGTTTCCGGCTTCGCCCGGTTCAAGGTCGGCGCGTAA
- the pyrH gene encoding UMP kinase has protein sequence MTTADKRRRVLLKLSGEAFGGGQLGVNPDIVSGIAREIAQAATDVEIAIVVGGGNFFRGAELSQRGMDRGRADYMGMLGTVMNSLALQDFLEQAGAETRVQSAIEMMQVAEPYIPLRAERHLEKGRIVIFGAGAGLPYFSTDTVAAQRALEITADVVLVAKNGVDGMYDDDPRTNPDARKIDQISHQEALKQNLKAVDSTALSLCMDNGMPMRIFGMEPAGNVTAALLGAEIGTLLG, from the coding sequence ATGACGACGGCAGACAAGAGGCGAAGGGTCCTTCTCAAACTTTCGGGCGAGGCGTTCGGTGGCGGCCAGCTCGGGGTCAACCCCGACATCGTCAGCGGCATCGCGCGTGAGATCGCCCAGGCGGCCACGGATGTCGAGATCGCGATCGTCGTCGGCGGCGGCAATTTCTTTCGCGGCGCCGAACTGTCGCAGCGCGGAATGGACCGCGGGCGTGCCGACTACATGGGGATGCTGGGCACCGTCATGAACTCTCTCGCCCTCCAGGATTTCCTCGAGCAGGCCGGCGCGGAGACGCGCGTCCAATCGGCCATCGAGATGATGCAGGTCGCCGAGCCCTACATCCCCCTCCGTGCCGAGCGGCACCTGGAGAAGGGCCGTATCGTGATCTTCGGCGCCGGCGCCGGACTGCCCTATTTCTCCACGGACACCGTCGCCGCCCAGCGTGCCCTGGAGATCACGGCCGATGTGGTTCTCGTCGCCAAGAACGGCGTCGACGGGATGTACGACGACGACCCCCGCACGAACCCGGATGCCCGCAAGATCGACCAGATCAGCCACCAGGAGGCGCTGAAGCAGAACCTCAAGGCTGTCGACTCCACGGCGCTCAGCCTGTGCATGGACAATGGCATGCCGATGCGCATCTTCGGCATGGAGCCCGCCGGCAACGTCACCGCGGCTCTGCTCGGCGCCGAGATCGGCACGCTCCTCGGCTGA
- the frr gene encoding ribosome recycling factor, which yields MIADVISDASQRMSKTLEAAKEDFGTVSAGRANPALFQKVLVDYYGSPTPLAQLAGLQNPEARVLIVTPYDKGALKEIERAIVTMPSMSANVGNDGEIVRVTLPELTEDRRKEFVKIVRGKGEDAKVAIRNIRRRAKDELDALKGEVGDDEVARGEKELEALTRTNVDLVDEALKRKEAELLEV from the coding sequence GTGATCGCGGATGTGATTTCCGACGCCAGCCAGCGCATGAGCAAGACCCTCGAGGCGGCGAAGGAGGATTTCGGCACCGTGAGCGCTGGCCGCGCGAACCCTGCTCTCTTCCAGAAGGTGCTCGTCGACTACTACGGCTCGCCGACGCCGCTCGCGCAGCTGGCGGGGCTCCAGAACCCCGAGGCCCGCGTTCTGATCGTCACCCCGTATGACAAGGGCGCGCTCAAGGAGATCGAGAGGGCGATCGTCACCATGCCGAGCATGTCGGCCAATGTCGGCAACGACGGCGAAATCGTGCGCGTCACCCTTCCGGAGCTCACCGAGGACCGCCGCAAGGAGTTCGTGAAGATCGTTCGCGGCAAGGGGGAGGACGCCAAAGTCGCGATCCGCAACATCCGCCGGAGGGCGAAGGACGAACTGGACGCGCTGAAGGGCGAGGTCGGGGACGACGAGGTCGCCCGGGGGGAGAAGGAGCTGGAGGCCCTCACCCGGACGAACGTCGACCTCGTCGACGAAGCCCTCAAGCGCAAGGAAGCCGAACTCCTCGAGGTCTGA
- a CDS encoding phosphatidate cytidylyltransferase, which yields MSEGSGTGTPAKGRRGKALSREEIRAQVQATRADFERQVQARKAQLDATSEKIEQRAGRNLILAILIGLAVGGLVVVSLIFIKELFLVFGVAMAGFAAFELTQALRSAGRRVARIPTVIGAVAILPASFLLHAGGQLVSLAAGVALVIVCRLVEEAFAGAARRGGGELVRDLTWSVFVQMYVSLLASYSILLLAQEHGEWWVLGFVIVVVAVDTGAYVSGLSWGRHPMAPTISPKKTWEGFAGAGVTAVAAGILVSVFMLGQTWWFGIVFGLAMLLTATAGDLAESLVKRDLGIKDMSSWLPGHGGFLDRLDSILPSAAAAYGLFLIFS from the coding sequence ATGAGCGAGGGGAGCGGCACCGGCACGCCGGCAAAGGGCAGACGAGGGAAAGCGCTCTCGCGCGAGGAGATCCGCGCCCAGGTGCAGGCGACCCGCGCCGATTTCGAGCGGCAGGTGCAGGCTCGCAAGGCGCAACTGGACGCTACCAGCGAGAAGATCGAGCAGCGCGCCGGCCGCAATCTCATCCTCGCGATCCTGATCGGCCTGGCGGTCGGCGGGCTCGTCGTGGTGAGCCTGATCTTCATCAAGGAGCTCTTCCTCGTCTTCGGTGTGGCGATGGCGGGTTTTGCCGCTTTCGAGCTGACACAGGCGCTCCGGAGCGCGGGCCGGCGGGTGGCGCGCATCCCGACGGTGATCGGCGCCGTCGCGATCCTCCCGGCGTCGTTCCTCCTGCACGCGGGCGGGCAACTGGTCTCCCTCGCCGCGGGCGTGGCCCTGGTCATCGTCTGCCGGCTCGTCGAGGAGGCTTTCGCCGGCGCGGCGCGGCGCGGCGGCGGTGAACTCGTCCGGGATCTGACCTGGAGCGTCTTCGTGCAGATGTACGTGTCGCTGCTGGCCAGTTACTCCATTCTGCTGCTCGCGCAGGAGCACGGCGAGTGGTGGGTGCTCGGGTTCGTCATCGTCGTCGTGGCGGTGGACACCGGAGCCTACGTGAGCGGTCTGAGCTGGGGCCGGCATCCGATGGCGCCGACGATCAGCCCGAAGAAGACCTGGGAGGGGTTCGCCGGCGCGGGCGTCACCGCGGTGGCCGCGGGCATCCTGGTGTCGGTCTTCATGCTCGGGCAGACCTGGTGGTTCGGGATCGTCTTCGGTCTCGCGATGCTCCTCACCGCGACCGCCGGAGACCTCGCAGAGTCCCTCGTCAAGCGGGATCTCGGGATCAAGGACATGAGTTCGTGGCTGCCGGGCCACGGGGGGTTCCTGGACCGTCTGGACAGCATCCTGCCCTCGGCAGCGGCGGCTTACGGTCTCTTCCTCATCTTCTCCTGA
- a CDS encoding DivIVA domain-containing protein: MSTFPRSPKKQLGYDIDEVDDFLASARNAYDGAAGLTAEEIRRTAFPMKKGGYSTSHVDAALERLEDAFAARERENARAAKGDAAWFEEARATAQVIIDRLERPLGRRFQRMSFLALGYNRQDVDRFSARLVKYFQEGRPMSIEEVRTVTFREQRGGYREAQVDLLLDSVTDVMLAVR; encoded by the coding sequence GTGAGCACCTTTCCCCGGAGCCCCAAGAAGCAGCTCGGATACGACATCGACGAGGTTGACGACTTCCTCGCATCGGCCCGGAACGCCTACGACGGCGCCGCCGGACTGACCGCAGAGGAGATCCGCCGCACAGCGTTCCCCATGAAGAAGGGCGGCTATTCCACCTCGCACGTCGATGCGGCGCTGGAACGCCTGGAGGACGCGTTCGCGGCCCGTGAGCGCGAGAATGCGCGCGCTGCGAAGGGCGATGCGGCCTGGTTCGAGGAGGCGCGCGCCACCGCGCAGGTCATCATCGACCGGCTCGAGCGGCCGCTGGGCCGCCGTTTCCAGCGGATGAGCTTTCTCGCTCTCGGATACAACCGGCAGGATGTGGACCGCTTCTCTGCGCGCCTGGTGAAGTACTTCCAGGAAGGGCGTCCGATGAGCATCGAAGAAGTGAGGACGGTAACTTTCCGCGAGCAGCGCGGCGGCTACCGCGAAGCCCAGGTCGACCTCCTGCTGGACAGCGTCACCGACGTGATGCTGGCTGTCCGCTGA
- a CDS encoding aggregation-promoting factor C-terminal-like domain-containing protein: MGRPETTEIIPLNPANPVGVAFKRSHRPHIRSRTAIWSFAFTTAVGFALVNVVDPYSGAAASPAYAGTLQAIGQTSRYGDAPVQSLTAPDAQGLTVTRDAVGVKSQPKPTPTPVPTAAQKPSSAGSSGAPAVGAPDPGSAQAIAYQMLQARGMGDDQYACLVSLWNKESHWNVSAHNKGSGAYGIPQALPGSKMASAGPDWQTNAATQITWGLGYISGRYGSPCGAWSHSQSSGWY; this comes from the coding sequence GTGGGTAGACCAGAGACAACCGAGATCATTCCGCTGAACCCGGCCAATCCGGTCGGAGTCGCTTTCAAGCGTTCTCATCGTCCACACATCCGCTCGCGCACGGCGATCTGGAGTTTTGCCTTCACCACAGCAGTCGGTTTCGCCCTCGTCAATGTCGTTGACCCGTACTCGGGCGCGGCGGCCTCGCCCGCGTACGCCGGCACACTCCAGGCGATCGGCCAGACGTCGCGCTACGGCGATGCCCCCGTGCAGAGCCTGACAGCTCCGGACGCGCAGGGTCTGACCGTCACGCGGGACGCGGTCGGGGTCAAATCGCAACCGAAGCCGACCCCCACTCCCGTTCCCACCGCCGCGCAGAAGCCGTCATCCGCCGGGTCGAGCGGCGCACCCGCCGTCGGCGCCCCGGACCCGGGCTCCGCCCAGGCCATCGCGTATCAGATGCTCCAGGCGCGGGGGATGGGCGACGACCAGTATGCCTGCCTCGTCTCCCTGTGGAACAAGGAATCCCACTGGAACGTGTCCGCCCACAACAAGGGAAGCGGTGCGTATGGCATCCCGCAGGCCCTCCCCGGCAGCAAGATGGCCTCGGCCGGCCCCGACTGGCAGACGAACGCTGCCACGCAGATCACCTGGGGGCTCGGCTACATCTCCGGCCGCTACGGAAGCCCGTGCGGCGCGTGGAGCCACTCCCAGTCCAGCGGCTGGTACTGA
- a CDS encoding alpha/beta hydrolase codes for MRTAPTEIRGGVELPARREDIELRTRDGLTLLGELASPLERDPLATLVTLHPLPTAGGFMDSHILRKAAGRLPALADIAVLRFNTRGTSSPRGRSQGEFGDGIQERYDVEAAMAFVAERGLPHPWLLGWSFGTELALLYGRDCPVEGVILLSPPLHRAKPEHLAAWAGDQRPIVALIPEHDDYLRPAEAAERFRPLPQIELVTVAGGKHLWVGENQTRRVLDEVVARLNPAAAPLPTHWSPAP; via the coding sequence GTGAGAACGGCCCCCACCGAGATCCGCGGCGGCGTCGAGCTGCCGGCACGGCGCGAGGACATCGAACTGCGCACCCGCGATGGACTGACGCTCCTGGGCGAGCTGGCGAGCCCGTTGGAACGCGACCCGCTCGCGACTCTCGTCACCCTGCACCCGCTGCCCACCGCGGGCGGGTTCATGGACTCGCACATCCTGCGCAAGGCGGCTGGGCGCTTGCCTGCGCTCGCGGACATCGCCGTGCTGCGGTTCAACACGCGGGGGACCTCGTCGCCGCGAGGGCGCAGCCAGGGTGAGTTCGGGGACGGGATCCAGGAGCGGTACGACGTGGAGGCGGCGATGGCGTTCGTGGCCGAGCGCGGGCTTCCGCATCCGTGGTTGCTCGGCTGGTCGTTCGGGACGGAGCTCGCTCTCCTGTACGGCCGGGACTGTCCGGTGGAGGGTGTCATCCTGCTCTCGCCACCGCTGCACCGTGCCAAACCGGAGCACCTGGCGGCCTGGGCGGGGGACCAGCGGCCGATCGTGGCGCTCATCCCGGAGCACGACGACTATCTGCGACCCGCCGAGGCGGCGGAGCGGTTCCGTCCGCTGCCGCAGATCGAGTTGGTGACGGTCGCAGGCGGCAAACACCTCTGGGTGGGGGAGAACCAGACCCGGCGTGTGCTCGATGAGGTGGTGGCACGCCTGAACCCGGCTGCGGCTCCGCTGCCGACGCACTGGTCGCCGGCTCCGTAG
- a CDS encoding AI-2E family transporter, with amino-acid sequence MKIQNPFRVGLIGALGVGLGILILTSIVSLATIITYIGAALFLALGIEPLIALLERHRVPRWLALITTLVIVIGAFVALIWAIVPVAVGQASQLVQNTVSWVSNGDAEKWFLTLQHQFPTIVNQQNIDAVTKWLQQNLPDITSKVLQTGIGIVQGAFGVIIVIILTIYFTASLPSIKRAGYQLVPASRRSRFAEIGDQITDSVGKYVMGQVALALVNGVLSAIFLSVIGAKFPILLASIAFFFSLIPLVGTITGSVIIVFVCLFSGPPTAIAAAVYYIVYMQVEAYVLSPRIMNRAVAVPGAVVVVAALAGGTLLGILGALVAIPFAAAILLIIKQVVVPRQNEL; translated from the coding sequence GTGAAGATCCAGAACCCATTCCGCGTTGGTCTCATCGGGGCACTCGGGGTAGGGCTCGGGATCCTCATCCTGACCTCCATCGTCAGCCTCGCGACGATCATCACCTATATCGGCGCCGCACTCTTCCTCGCGCTCGGCATCGAGCCGCTCATCGCCCTCCTCGAGCGCCACAGGGTTCCGCGCTGGCTCGCGCTGATCACCACCCTGGTGATCGTGATCGGAGCTTTCGTCGCCCTGATCTGGGCGATCGTCCCGGTCGCCGTCGGCCAGGCCTCTCAGCTCGTTCAGAACACCGTCTCCTGGGTGAGCAACGGCGACGCCGAGAAGTGGTTCCTCACGCTGCAACACCAGTTCCCGACAATCGTCAACCAGCAGAACATCGACGCTGTGACCAAGTGGCTGCAGCAGAACCTCCCCGACATCACCTCCAAAGTCCTGCAGACCGGCATCGGGATCGTCCAGGGCGCCTTCGGCGTGATCATCGTCATCATCCTGACGATCTACTTCACCGCATCCCTGCCGTCGATCAAGCGCGCGGGCTACCAGCTGGTGCCGGCCTCCCGCCGCTCCCGCTTCGCGGAAATCGGCGACCAGATCACCGATTCCGTCGGCAAGTACGTGATGGGTCAGGTCGCGCTCGCGCTCGTCAACGGCGTGCTCTCCGCGATCTTCCTGAGCGTCATCGGCGCCAAGTTCCCGATCCTGCTCGCGTCGATCGCTTTCTTCTTCTCGCTGATCCCGCTGGTCGGAACGATCACCGGCTCGGTCATCATCGTGTTCGTCTGCCTCTTCTCCGGACCGCCCACCGCGATCGCCGCCGCTGTCTACTACATCGTCTATATGCAGGTCGAGGCCTACGTCCTCAGCCCGCGCATCATGAACCGGGCTGTCGCGGTCCCGGGCGCGGTCGTCGTCGTGGCCGCTCTCGCCGGCGGCACCCTGCTCGGCATCCTCGGCGCGCTCGTCGCCATCCCGTTCGCAGCCGCCATCCTGCTGATCATCAAGCAGGTCGTGGTCCCGCGCCAGAACGAGCTCTGA